The following coding sequences lie in one Chloroflexota bacterium genomic window:
- a CDS encoding copper chaperone Copz family protein, producing MTDSCCCPPEAGNAVCELPAQNFQRLPRAMGVCPECGKTGKPVQGQTVKALLSVSLREVRDVEYLFCRTQTCSVVYFSPDGKQVFTVDHFHERVYQKEPDSDDVFVCYCFRHTLGEIRIATPESRAAIVEDINVGINAGQCACDLRNPQGSCCLGNVRGLIKRVDASVGIAAH from the coding sequence ATGACTGATTCTTGCTGTTGCCCACCGGAAGCCGGGAACGCCGTTTGCGAGCTGCCGGCGCAGAACTTCCAACGTCTGCCACGCGCTATGGGCGTTTGCCCGGAGTGTGGTAAAACCGGGAAGCCCGTACAGGGGCAAACGGTCAAAGCCCTCCTATCAGTGAGTTTGCGAGAAGTGCGAGACGTGGAATATCTGTTTTGCCGCACACAAACGTGCTCCGTTGTCTATTTCTCGCCCGATGGCAAGCAGGTTTTCACTGTCGATCACTTCCACGAGCGAGTCTATCAAAAAGAACCGGACAGCGATGACGTTTTCGTCTGCTACTGCTTCCGGCACACGCTAGGCGAAATTCGCATCGCCACGCCTGAATCCCGCGCTGCCATCGTAGAGGATATTAACGTGGGCATTAACGCCGGCCAATGCGCCTGTGATTTGCGAAACCCGCAAGGCTCATGCTGTTTGGGCAACGTGCGCGGATTGATAAAGCGAGTGGACGCATCAGTGGGTATAGCGGCGCACTGA